The nucleotide sequence AAACCCCAGCACCTCCCTGGAGCAACTCCCACTGCCTTCCTCCTGTCCCCCATCCTTCCCGAGCCTGGGTCACACTGGCAGGAgcggggagcagagctgggtggccttggtggcgggggggggacacggcacAGCCTGGGCAGAGCCATGGCAGCACACAGGATGCGGCCGCTTCCCCTGCGGGCAAGCACAACGCTGGCGGAACCCTCCTGTACAGGTAAAAGCACAGATCTTGTAGTAACTCGTCCCATGTATCCTCGTAGCCGGTGTATTTACCACGCGTGCTGTGCCGGCCGGACTCCTCGGCAGTCGAGAGAAACCCTGTAACAGCTGTAACGGAGTCTGATTAAAAGTTTCTTCTTACCAAATCTTTTCTCACCAAGTCTCTTCTctgcctctgtttcttttcttgggGTGGGCTTTGGCGTCTCTCTGAGGTTTGGGGTTGCAGAGAGCTAAAGCAGCGGGCACCAGGGCTGTGAGCACCCGTGGGCGTCGATGGCTCTGTCCttccctgtcctgtcctgtcaCCGCTATCGTCCTTCTGTTTCTCCTCATCCTCTGACTTCCCTCCTCCATCCAGCATCAGCCCCTGCAAGGGGCTCGCTCAGGATGCGGCTGCCCATGGAGCTGATCTTCCACCCTGGACCAGTTCAACCAGTATACACTGGGGCACGTGGGCTGGTATGACACAGCATCTGCTCTTCTGCACGATGCCCTGCTAACGTCGCTGGTGGCTTATCCTGAGCCCTGGGGGTACTGGGGGTCTGGAGTTTCGCCCTGGAGAAGGACCAGAGATTTCCAGCAGCCCCAGATGACTTTAACTGCTGGGTCTGAGCTTGGTCACAGGCTCGGTGGGGAGTGGGGctgcctcttcccttccctcccatctTCTGTAACTTGTTTGGCTTCTCCAGGGCTGGTTCAGCCCCAGGGAGaatgaggaaggaggggaagaaaacagggtGGATGAGACCAGAGGAGATCCACCAGCACTGGGGATGCCACCAGGGTGAACATGTCCCCGCTCTGGTGGCAGCCACGCAGGAGCCGGGTGGGTTTTCTGAGCACCTCTGCATCATCTGGAGGTGTCGGTGTAGGGCTGGGGGAGTGTCTGCGCTGGGGGCAGGAGGTGGCACACGGGTTTTCTTTGCCCAGAATCCCTCCAGGACCTGGCtctggggaggcggggggggaaacATCCCCCATGGGCAATGGCCAGGAGATGTGCGGCAGCTCTGACCCCAGCGATGGAGAtgctgccagctcctcctcaTCCCCAGTGAGGTGGCACAGAGGAACATGCAGGATCCCAGGCGCAGCACCCGTCAAGCCCCGCTCAGGGTGATGCCTACAGCTCTGCGGTACCCACATGTGGTGCTcactgctgtgctgagctggccgGCCTCAGCCTGCCCCTgtgctccgggtgctgggtggctCTGGGCTTGGGAAGAGGCTCAGAGCCAGGGCGGGGACACGTGTCCCCACCCCTGGACTGTGTCTGAGGACAAGACACTGGCAGGCTGCTGCCATGCCAGCTTgtccccagcccacccccagcacagaggggtctcattttgttttattcctcTTTGCCTGCAAAAGCAAATCCTGCAAAAActccaagcagcagctctgctgcatcTTTGGGATTGCAGCTATCACAGGGGTCTGggtgagctgctgctgtggaaaaGCCTGGGGCCAGGAGGGTGAGTGGGGCAGGATTTGGCTTCATCCTTCCCCCAGAGTGCTGGGGGCTGAGAGTGGGTCTGGGGGGGGCCAAAAACACGCAGGTCCCGATGTCAGGGGCTCCCTGCGAAACAGATGaaggaaataaactgaaaatggtGCTTCTGGCCCTTGTGGGGCTagaaaaaagatgcaaagaagtgggccaaaatgtaaaatttaagccgagtatctatttttttaaaaaaagatttaattttctgtgaaaggaaacagAGAGCCTTCAGAGCCTGGGGGGAGGTGAAGGCTGGTGCCGTTGGCTCGGGGGGTGGGTTTTGGGTGTCCCAACTCAAACCGGCTCTGGACCAGGGTACAGGCACACGGTGGGTACAGACACGTGGTGGAGCCGCTAACAGCAACATCCTGCTGTGGTTCCCTGAGCACCTTGGAAAGAAAACCAGAGACAGTATCTCGACTTTTAACaacggggaaactgaggcacagcaccAGCTCATGAACCGCTCCTGGTCATTCCAGAGGCAGACGATCTCCACCAGCACCATCACCGCTCCAGCCCAGCCTCCTCCCGTTCCCAAATTGCTTTTACGGAGCGAAATGGCATCAGCGAGGCCGTGGATGGAGGCAGATTCGCTGCTGGACCGAGACACCCTCcactgcctgtttttttttttttttttcctcgcctTGGCTCCAGCCTATGTTCAGGACCCACAAGATGGCACTGTGTGACAGCAGCACGGGGGGACTGCCACCCGCCGCCTCGGGAGAAATTGGGGTGCAGGCCCTTCGCGGGGGCCGGGGGATGAGCTCGCTCCCCTTCTAGGCAGAGGTCgtggagggacagggctgcaaaCTCCGTCCGTGCCACCCGCGCAGCCCGACTCCCCGTGCTCAGCTGGTGATGAGCAATTTTAGCTGAAAAATTCACCCGGCAGAGGCGGACGGCAGAGCTGAACCTTGCCCACGGCTTCCACCGGCTTCTTTGGGGAAGACCCACCTCCAAGGGAACGTCCCCAAGGGTTGCTTGGGGCTTCTGCCCTGGGGAGCTGCTCTGCGGCGTCAGCACCCTGAGGtgccacgggtgccaccacccacAGACCGGAGACAGGTCTGTCCCACCAAAGCATGAAGGGGAGAGGACAGAGACCTTGTTTGGAGCATCTAGGGGTTGCTGAGGTCAATGTATCTTTTTATTAACAGAATCCTGGGCTGGAAGGACCTGGAGAGGTTGGTTTGTCTATCTCTACCCCAAAGCAGGATTGTTGCTCCCTAAAGTGAGCTGCAGCCCACCTTCCTCCTCCGTCCCTCCACGGATGGAGACACTGTGTGATCCCAGCATGTCCCCAACCTCTCCCTTAGGCCACACACCCCTCTGAGCATCCTGTAGCCTGTTGTACTGGTCTCACTGTGCCAAGCTGGGGACGTGTCTGATGTGctgggccacaggcaggggtcAGGGTGCTGCACCAGGTCAGGGGGAGAGACAGTGCAGAGCCCAGTGGAGGGGACCCAGAGACCCCTTATCACGTCCTCAGCACCCACCCAAGGGCTGTGGCTTTCCAGGTTGGAGCTGATCCTTCTTGAGATCTTCCAGGTCTGGCTCTTCATTCCATCCTTCACCTGGATGTTATCTGAGATGCCTTCAGCCTTGCAGGAGGTCCCTGCAGAAGTGACTCCTTCTTGCTCCAAAAAGGCCCTTATTCATCAAGCTctttctattttctctctttctctctctctctttttctttttttttttcatggacaTTAAAAATCTGAAGGCATATTTAGAGAGCAGACAGCTTTGGGCGGGTGTTGCTGGCTAAAAGATCTCTTCCTTCCCCAGATACAACCCATTTGTCTGCCTggccacctcctcccaccccaggaACGGCCGCGCTTGGGTGCATGAAGATCTCCCCGGGATGAAAGTCGCCGGATAAAATATTAGCATCAGGTCGCAGCATTCCTTCCTCCTGGCCAAACTCGCATTACCGATGATGAGGAGCTGAGCTGCGATGCCTGGCCGGTGATGCAAGGCTCGATTTTTCCAGCACGGTTTTCCCTCGGGCTCCACGCTCTCCCGCTGGTGCAGCCCCGGGTGGTTTGGGTGTGGAGCTACGCCAGCCTCCACCCGCTCAGGATCCGGCCCTGGAAGCTGTGGAGTTGCAGTTACAGTTGGAGCAGGGCTTTCTTGGTGGTAAGATTTTAAGCGCGGCTCTCATGCCTCGTGGCTTTTTGGGTGGAGCGTttgccccagccacccccagtGCCCCCTGGTAAGGGGGTGAGGATGTCACCGAGGGGACAAaactgggcgggggggggggaggaggggaccTGGGGCCCTGGGAGGGACACTCCACAGAGCCCAGGGAGGGATGCTGGAGTGGGGCAGCATCCCCTGCTCGCTGTCCCCTCACCCTGCACCAAGGACACCCTTATCCAAGCGCTgaccccccagctcagcccctcaCCCCAATAACAGGCCTGGATCCCACCTATGACCCCAAAGCACCCgcctgcatcccccccccccccccctccgcaccgccccagcaccagcagtgcCAGTGCAGGAGTAAACAGCGCTGGCAGGACAGGGACCCTCGGGTCTTCGCCTTGGTGACAGGCTTGTCCCCTGGGCCACCACCGCTCTTcgcctcctccccagccccaggagaCAGGGCTGAGCATCACTAGCACCCCGGAGGGTGTAAGAGCCCCCCCAAGGAGGGGGGATTAGGGGAAGGGGCCCTTTGCGGTGGTTGGTACCCTGAGTCCCAGCCTCGGCGTCCGTGGGtgcagctctggggaaggggCATCTTTCACGCAGGAGCcgaaagagaggagagagatgctcggggagggggggtgagagggaaggagggccagctctgcctccagccacccCGCTCCCCACCGGCCACGACCCCACGCTCGGGGTCGGTCTCTCCTGACCTCTCGGTGAGCGAGGGATTGCGAGCCAGGGAGGGATGGGATCTGCTCGAGCCTCTGCCAAGAGCTGGCTCCAGATCCGCAGGCAGCTCTGGGCTGCATTTCCCCTCCGGCGCGAAGCGGAGCTGGGGTGTCCGGGGTTCACTCCTCGCTGACACCGAACCCCCGAGAGCCCCCACCTACACGTCGGGCCCCGCGGGGAGGTGAGACGGTGcctgggggtgcgggggggcattgggggggggggtgcgggctgggctgggggtggaggggatgGATGGGGGGAGGGATGCGGGGATGGAGGAGCGTggttgggagggagggagggaagcggCGGGGGGCGTCggcggggggctgtggggctgggcgctggggggggggggggtccccggccccccggcggggcggcgccgGCTCCCGTAACCCCGCCGCTCAGCTCCCAGCCCTATAAAagccccgggcggcggcgcttcccccgccgagccccggaGCAGCCCTCGCCGCCTCCCCCGCGCCGAGCCAAGCCGGGGCGCAACAGGCCCCCCCCCGGCCACGCGTGAGCGGGGCCCCCCCCggcgccgcagcccccccccagggagggcagggcccggctggggggggcgggggggggaagcgggaggtggaggggggcgcatccatccccttcccccccctACCCGCTCCCCGCCGGGAACCTGGGAGGCGCCCCCCGGCcgccaccccccctccccgagaCCGGCCCGGGGGGGGCGGAGGGAGCGCGGAGCCGCCGGAgcgggaggggcgggcggcggggcccccccgcGCCTGGCGCTGCAGGTAccggggacgggggggacacGCAGCCCGGCGGGGCTCAGGGTtcgccccccaccctcccccccggGCCTTGGCGGCGGCAGCATCCTCCCCAACCGGGCCCGCATCCccctgcggcggggccgggactgccggacacccccccccgcccgcccccccgcgccctgcgagccctgcccgcggccccctcctgcctgcacttgTTGCTGcccggcagggctgggctggctcctCGTTTAGGGCGGTTTTATTTAGGGGGGGTGGTTTTGGAGGGGGTGGAGGTTGCAGCCTCCCCTGCTGTCCCCCAGCAGCCAGCGGTGTCCGGCTCGGCTCCAGCCTGCTCCCCCTGAGGCCAGAGCCAAGCCTGAGcccccccttttcccctccccagtCCCATCTCTGCCCCCCTCTCCCGCCTCCACCGACCCCCAGCTCCTCGCCCGGAGGAAGGGTGCGCGTAGTGTGCATCTCCCATCCACCGAAATCTATGATCAGCTCGGTGTGTGTCTCCTCCTACCGTGGACGCAAGTCTGGGAACAAACCACCCTCCAAAACATGCCTGAAGGAAGAGATGGGCAAAGGGGAAGAGTCGGACAAGATCACCATCAATGTAGGTGGTACCCGGCATGAGACCTACAAAAGCACCCTACGGACTTTGCCGGGCACCCGCCTGGCCTGGCTCGCCGACCCCGATGCCCAGAGCAACTTTGACTTTGATGGGAAAAGCAATGAGTTCTTCTTCGACCGGCACCCTGGGATCTTCTCCTACGTGCTCAACTACTACCGTACCGGCAAGCTGCACTGCCCCGCGGACATCTGCGGGCCCCTCTTCGAGGAGGAGCTGACCTACTGGGGCATCGATGAGACGGACGTGGAGCCCTGTTGCTGGATGACCTACCGCCAGCATCGCGATGCCGAAGAGGCCCTGGACATCTTTGAGAGTCCTGAGCCCGGTGGAGGGGCCAGCGGAGAGGAACCTGAAGAGGAAGGGGGTAGGGAGATGGCCCTTCAACGCCTCGGCATGGATGACAGGCCGCCGGGGGCAGCAGGGGCTGCCGGAGGGGGTGGCTGCTGTCGGAATTGGCAGCCCAGGATGTGGGCGCTCTTTGAGGATCCCTACTCGTCCAAGGCGGCAAGGGTAAGCTCCCGAAACGCGCCAGTGGGGAGGTAGGATGGGGCCGGGCTGGAGTTGTGTCTCCATCTCCCCATTCCTGTGGGCGAGATGGACTCTCCTAGTGGGTTACGTGGGCCCCCCCCGTAGCCATCTCTCTCCTACCATGGGGCACGTTGGCCATCTCCCATCCTACGGGAAGTCTCTGCCATcatctccccatcctctcccaACACATTGCATCAAGGAGAGCTGGGCTGAAAGTGGGGGCAAGCCCATTCCTTGCCCCCTCTGCACCCTCGGGTGCTGCCTGGACACCTCCCAGGCACATAGAGACAAGGGATTGTCAGGGAGGGTCCTTGGCAGGGCCGAGTCCTGGCAATTTCAGGATGCTCTAGGACAGGCAGGATTGCTTGAGTTCCTCTTGCGGGTTGTGTGCGTGCCCGTGCCAAAACCCACATTCAGTGGCCCAGGTGTGGAGtggggggacagggctggtgcCTGCTGGCGCCCGAATCAGGTCCTGAAGTAAATGGGATCCTTATGGTTGTCCCCAAGGAGCTCGTGCTCCTCTTctacagtagcagcagcagccgccccaAAGGCCACCCCGTGCCTCTGCACAAGGACCCCTCCCTGCGCCCCACAAGCGGCCTCGTCCCCGCACCCCTGTCCGCCACCGTCGCCGCGTCGATGCTGCCCACGCGCAGCATACGGTCCCCATCAGCACGTGCGAGCGCAGGCTCTCAGCCGcggttcacacacacacacacatcccaacCCCCCTCATCCACACACATCCCTGGGGCCCGGTACAccgtgtacacacacacacacgagcaCGTACACGCACAAACATCCCCCCCACAACCCTCCTTGGGCATGCAGACAATCCCTACCCACAGACACCGACATGCCCAGGATGGATCCCCCATAACCAGGTGCATCCTTGGGCTCCCAGCCCTGTTCTGCGCATGTGTCTCGTCTCCCAGCTACTCTTAGATCATCCCCAAAGCGCTGCCCACCGACCCCCAGACACCCACCCGTACCCATCCAGTCCCATCCCTGTGTGTGGCCCCCATCACACCCAGCTTATAAATCTGCCGCACACACACATCTAGGCATTTGGGATCTAAATGAATTCTGGATGCATTTAAAGgtgtaaaaaaacccatcaaTGGTAAGAAATCCTGCAGGCATTTCACACCCACCCGCAGCGCACGGGGCAGGGGTCAGTTTGTCAAGGTGATGTTTTCACAGCTAACGtaaaagcaacacacacacacacgcagaggATGCTTGGGCAGCAAGAGCTTTACTCATTTTAAAAGGGGTACCCGATCCTTTGCCCATTTCTGAGGGCTTGTTGCCTCTGAGAGATGCTCTGGGTGATGCACAGCtccaaataagaaaattaaaaaaacccccaacaaacccaaGCACAATAATTCAACTCAAATTTTTCACGTTATTATTTGGTTCTGCTTTTCCTGTGTGCTGAGCTGCTCTCGGGAAGGCATTCGCTTTAGCAGGAGGAGTGTGTCGAAGGGAGCAGAGGTGGATGTGATGTGAGCTCTGACTGGGGTTGGAGTGGAGTGGGACCAGTCTGCACTGGGAGCTCCCGGCTTCCTTCTTATTTCTCTGAGATACAGACTCAGCTGGGCGCTGCCACAGGGACGGTCACCTGCCAGTGGTGACGCTCACAGGCTCTTCTGGGTCATATTTTCCACTCTAAAATATCAGTATAGCTTTGCAATGGCTTAGGAGCGCTGCTTTGgcagaaggggaaactgaggcacggagcagTGCAACCTGCCCAAAACACCCAGTTAATGCAGGGAACGGTTACTGGTTTGGAGTCACCGTCCAGCACTAGGATGCTCCGGGACCCATGAGCATCTCTGCAGGTGCAGCTTTCATGGTGTTGCCTTGGCGTTTTGGGGTGGCTGAAGCGAGATTTCTTTAATATTGCCCCGTTTTGGAGTCTCCCCCTTCCTTTCCAGAGCAAAAGGGGTGCTGCTGGCTCTGGCGTTTGGCCTGGGGACGTGCCAGAGCAGCCGGTCCGGCGCGTCTTGCCAAACCTTGGCAGCGGCAGGAAGGAGAGCGCTCCCAGGTTGTGTGCGTAAATCCTCTCCCTCGATTGTGCGACAGCAGTGACTAAGAGTCTCGGGGGCTGAATTTCTCCAGTCCTTGCTCCTCCTCGCCCTCAGAGCAGCCCCTCGGGCCCTGACTCAGTTGGCTCCTGGCTATTTCCATCTTTCCCTCCTTCCAGCACTTCTCTCTCTTGGCACCTTCTGAGCTGGCAACTGCGTTAGTGTGCAGTTAGAATTTCCCCCCTCCaagtttttagtattttttccttgCAGCATTGATGCCCACTGGATCTTGACTCCTGCATCTAGTCCAGTCTCAGTAAAAATTTGGTCCCTAGTGTAGCTGCTGTCCCAGCTGGAGTGtaaaattctttttctccccaTGGGAAACTGCCCTGGTTGTGATTTCCTCTACTTCCAAACTCTGCTTACTTGTagctcttcattatttttccctttgcagcCCAACTTGTGGGGTCCTGACCTCACTTCCACTGGGGCTTCCAGGCTAGTGATCCCCTGGGAGtgtcatggggtttttttggggaacGTCCATCCCAAGCTGTTGAGCGCATGTTGAGATCGTGTAGATCATCGGCAGGTTCTGGAGGACTTGTTTGGTGGGACTTTTGGTGCTGTATTGGTGGCTACTGGGTATGtacatagattttattttatttttaagacagtttcggaaaaaaaaattgagcttgGAGCAGAGGCCAAAGCTGAGATAAGACATCTCAGATCAGATCTTCAGCTGACACAAAACTGGAGCAGCACTATTGACTTTGAGGGGGGACGATGGTTGGCACCGACTGTGAACCTGACTCTACTATTTTTAGAAGTTGCTTTTGCTCCTGGGGCTAAATCAGATCTCACCTACATGGCTCATACAGCAGGGTTGCTTCATTGCCTGAGTGTTTGCAGGGTCTCACTCTCTTccttggtaatttttttcttcctactttgcTTTGAGTCTGTTTTAACTCAAGTTTTCCATACGGGGAAACTCAGGAATGTTACTCAGCCCTCAGCtgaaaagcagattattttgGCCATGCCACCGCTGCGTAGACACACTTGTCTGGTTAAACCGGCCTTGCTTTAAGATCCCacttttttgttgggtttgctTCAGGAATTGTGCGTGGCTGATCGGCAAGAGCTGCCTtcggagctgctgctggtggggccACGTCACGGTGCGTGGGCCAGAGTGGTCTGATCTGAGGGGTATGGAGCATCTCAGCCCATCCCCAAGCAGGTGTCTATTGCTGTGGGGGGAGATTCATCTTCTAGAGGTTTCTCCATCAATTAGAGCCCGGCTAAAACTTCACACCTAACTTTTGGAGGGCTGACACTCTCTGTGCAGGACCCACACGGGTTTGTCCTTGGGGACACCCCTCAAGGATGCTCTCAGGAGGCTCAGAGCTGCCGGCACGTTACCGCCGGTGTCCAGGGCTGAGTTTTTCTCAAGCGTGACTcaggctgtctctgctgctgatTCACTCCAGCCGAGGACCCAGGCTGTTGTCTCCAACAGGCTCGtggtgcagctgcctgctgaacGCAGCCCATCGGGTGGGTTTGATAGCAAAAGGTCGCATCCTGTTCGGTGCAGGCAGGCTGTGTAGCAGCAATGGGTGCTGTAGCAGGATCTGCTCCCAGGAAGCCAAACCCGCTGTGCTTTTGTGCTGGTGGAAGGTAGAAGAGCTTTTCTGcttggaggctttttttttcgGGGGCTCTTGGAAACAGATGCTCTGGGTAATGGACTCATCATGAGCTCATTCTGTCGGGGAGGAGGGCTGAGCAGGATTGATGGGGGGGGACgacaaagtgttttctttctgacaCAGCCTGTGATTCCCACCGCGTGCTGCCAGCCCCTCCTCGCTCCCATCCGAGGCGAAGCGGCAGCGTGTCGCGGGGAGGAGGCAGCACGGAGGGGCCAAAGGTCTCACTGGtcaggcagaggggagaaatgGGAGCATCTGGTGTGTCACCAGGTCTGGGCATCCGCGGGACactgagctctgcctgctcctctccttcTTGTCCTGCCTTCTCAGTCCTGGGACTGTTCGTGGGCACATTGTCCACCACTGACCCTTAGGGAGCAGGGACGGGGCAAAAGGACATCTCTGATACATCCAGACCCCAAACCTCACAGTCGTGAAGAGTGCGAACAGCTCATTGCAGGGGTGGGAGGGGTTGGGATGAATGTGGAGGAAAACTCTTTGACTTAGTCCTCTCAAAGTTCCCTTTTCATGTGTGTTCCCAGTGGGGGCTTGCTCCAAACCCAGGCTGTTGCAGGTCTCCCTTCATCCCCGTCACTGTCATTTCTGGCACATCTTCAGCCACAGCTGAAGCCCAGCACACCTTCCTAGTACTTGGAGAAAGGTTCTGGAGTGGTGGGCCCAGACACTGAGGTTTGCTGTCAACTGATGGGGCAGGTCCAGGGAACCCTCTCTGTTCTCCATCCTTGGTCTTGGGGAAGTGGGTGGCAGCAGTGTAGCTCCTGGGGTGTTTTGAGCCTGTTGTACTCATTTTCATCAAGTGAGGGCTTCCCCCATCCCTGCTGTTGCTATTCACTGGCAGGGGTTAGAAGAGATGCACCAAAGGCAGGTGACATCAGAAGTGTGTTTCAGGCTGCCCCAAAGTTGTTTTCATGGGGGTTCATAAAATTGTTGCTCTCCTCCAAAGAGGGGAGGTTGACCCAAATCAACGAATCAGGAGCAGTTGACCCAGATCAGCTAATGGTGTGTGCGATTTCTACTTTTGCAGGTAGTTGCTTTCGCCTCGCTTTTCTTCATCCTGGTCTCCATCACAACCTTCTGCCTGGAAACGCACGAGGCCTTCAACATCGACGTCAACGTGACGGAGACCCTTGTGGTTGGCAACACCACGACGATTCTGCTGACACATAAAGTGGAGACGGAGCCCATCCTTACCTACATTGAAGGGGTCTGTGTCCTGTGGTTCACCCTCGAGTTCCTGGTTCGCATCATCTGCTGTCCAGATAAGCTTCTCTTCGTTAAAAACCTGCTCAACATCATTGACTTTGTGGCCATCTTGCCCTTCTACCTGGAGGTAGGTCTCAGCGGCCTGTCCTCCAAAGCTGCTCGGGACGTACTGGGCTTCCTACGGGTGGTCCGTTTCGTCCGGATCCTCCGGATCTTCAAGCTGACACGGCACTTTGTGGGTCTCCGGGTGCTGGGCCACACGCTCCGGGCCAGCACCAATGAATTCCTGCTCCTCATCATCTTCCTCGCCTTGGGGGTCTTGATTTTCGCCACTATGATCTACTACGCTGAGCGGATCGGAGCCAAGACGTCTGACCCTCGCGGGAGCGACCACACTCACTTTAAGAACATCCCCATCGGGTTCTGGTGGGCTGTGGTCACGATGACAACCCTGGGCTACGGCGACATGTACCCCAAGACCTGGTCGGGCATGGTGGTAGGGGCTCTCTGCGCGTTGGCTGGGGTGCTAACCATCGCCATGCCCGTGCCCGTCATTGTCAATAACTTTGGGATGTACTATTCGTTGGCCATGGCC is from Strix aluco isolate bStrAlu1 chromosome 25, bStrAlu1.hap1, whole genome shotgun sequence and encodes:
- the KCNC4 gene encoding voltage-gated potassium channel KCNC4 isoform X1, with the translated sequence MQGSIFPARFSLGLHALPLVQPRVVWVWSYASLHPLRIRPWKLWSCSYSWSRAFLVSHLCPPLPPPPTPSSSPGGRVRVVCISHPPKSMISSVCVSSYRGRKSGNKPPSKTCLKEEMGKGEESDKITINVGGTRHETYKSTLRTLPGTRLAWLADPDAQSNFDFDGKSNEFFFDRHPGIFSYVLNYYRTGKLHCPADICGPLFEEELTYWGIDETDVEPCCWMTYRQHRDAEEALDIFESPEPGGGASGEEPEEEGGREMALQRLGMDDRPPGAAGAAGGGGCCRNWQPRMWALFEDPYSSKAARVVAFASLFFILVSITTFCLETHEAFNIDVNVTETLVVGNTTTILLTHKVETEPILTYIEGVCVLWFTLEFLVRIICCPDKLLFVKNLLNIIDFVAILPFYLEVGLSGLSSKAARDVLGFLRVVRFVRILRIFKLTRHFVGLRVLGHTLRASTNEFLLLIIFLALGVLIFATMIYYAERIGAKTSDPRGSDHTHFKNIPIGFWWAVVTMTTLGYGDMYPKTWSGMVVGALCALAGVLTIAMPVPVIVNNFGMYYSLAMAKQKLPKKKKKHIPRPAPLDSPTYCKSEENSPRNSTQSDTCPLAVEEGAAERKRSDSKQNGEANVVLSDEEQPLSPTDEEKRPMRRSSTRDKNKKSSTCFLLATGDFSCAADGGIQKGYGKSRSLSSIDGVAGSTVGLTPLASRCSSPCPLRRPCSPVPSIL
- the KCNC4 gene encoding voltage-gated potassium channel KCNC4 isoform X2; this translates as MQGSIFPARFSLGLHALPLVQPRVVWVWSYASLHPLRIRPWKLWSCSYSWSRAFLVSHLCPPLPPPPTPSSSPGGRVRVVCISHPPKSMISSVCVSSYRGRKSGNKPPSKTCLKEEMGKGEESDKITINVGGTRHETYKSTLRTLPGTRLAWLADPDAQSNFDFDGKSNEFFFDRHPGIFSYVLNYYRTGKLHCPADICGPLFEEELTYWGIDETDVEPCCWMTYRQHRDAEEALDIFESPEPGGGASGEEPEEEGGREMALQRLGMDDRPPGAAGAAGGGGCCRNWQPRMWALFEDPYSSKAARVVAFASLFFILVSITTFCLETHEAFNIDVNVTETLVVGNTTTILLTHKVETEPILTYIEGVCVLWFTLEFLVRIICCPDKLLFVKNLLNIIDFVAILPFYLEVGLSGLSSKAARDVLGFLRVVRFVRILRIFKLTRHFVGLRVLGHTLRASTNEFLLLIIFLALGVLIFATMIYYAERIGAKTSDPRGSDHTHFKNIPIGFWWAVVTMTTLGYGDMYPKTWSGMVVGALCALAGVLTIAMPVPVIVNNFGMYYSLAMAKQKLPKKKKKHIPRPAPLDSPTYCKSEENSPRNSTQSDTCPLAVEEGAAERKRSDSKQNGEANVVLSDEEQPLSPTDEEKRPMRRSSTRDKNKKSSTCFLLATGDFSCAADGGIQKDTCQDVLSSSYPQGEVVTFS
- the KCNC4 gene encoding voltage-gated potassium channel KCNC4 isoform X3 encodes the protein MISSVCVSSYRGRKSGNKPPSKTCLKEEMGKGEESDKITINVGGTRHETYKSTLRTLPGTRLAWLADPDAQSNFDFDGKSNEFFFDRHPGIFSYVLNYYRTGKLHCPADICGPLFEEELTYWGIDETDVEPCCWMTYRQHRDAEEALDIFESPEPGGGASGEEPEEEGGREMALQRLGMDDRPPGAAGAAGGGGCCRNWQPRMWALFEDPYSSKAARVVAFASLFFILVSITTFCLETHEAFNIDVNVTETLVVGNTTTILLTHKVETEPILTYIEGVCVLWFTLEFLVRIICCPDKLLFVKNLLNIIDFVAILPFYLEVGLSGLSSKAARDVLGFLRVVRFVRILRIFKLTRHFVGLRVLGHTLRASTNEFLLLIIFLALGVLIFATMIYYAERIGAKTSDPRGSDHTHFKNIPIGFWWAVVTMTTLGYGDMYPKTWSGMVVGALCALAGVLTIAMPVPVIVNNFGMYYSLAMAKQKLPKKKKKHIPRPAPLDSPTYCKSEENSPRNSTQSDTCPLAVEEGAAERKRSDSKQNGEANVVLSDEEQPLSPTDEEKRPMRRSSTRDKNKKSSTCFLLATGDFSCAADGGIQKGYGKSRSLSSIDGVAGSTVGLTPLASRCSSPCPLRRPCSPVPSIL